gtttttttaaacatgagTATATTTCTCTAAGTTCAGGGTAGgagtgggtagggaagaatgatataacaaatagaaaaatagatattaattaaaataatattggtGAATATGATATCATAGGACTTCATTCAAAACAACTCTAATGATAAGAGTAGAAACTGTTAAATCCAAATAGCTAATAACTATTGATTACTACTAATGTAGTAGTcactttgctaaatattttacagATAGTATATCATCTCATCCTTACAACATCATCTAAGAAGTTAGAACAGCACTGATTAACTCTAAAGTAACTTAGCCTGAAAAGGATTAAATAACTTGCTGTGTGTCACTTAGCTTATAAATGATAGAGCTAGAATTTGAATACTGTTCTAAAGACCTACTAATACTGGAGATACTTATATACAGTACGCCTGATTTTAAAAAGGCAGTCTGTAGCAGAATCAGCTGGTGAGCTTCTTGAGTCTGTGAATATCAGAGCTCCACCCTAGAATCACAATCTCTATGATAGCGTctttagaatttaattatttatttttttttggtttgttggggtgttattttttgttcttagcttttcctcaaaaaaatatgttctctgtTGTTACTAccaagtcatttaaatttttattctagaaGTTATCTATGTAACTTTGTCATTTCTTGTTCTAGTGATTGCAGTTATAGCAGCCACACTCTTCCCTCTTTGGCCAGCAGAAATGAGAGTAGGTGTTTATTACCTCAGTGTGGGCGCAGGCTGTTTTGTAGCCAGCATTCTTCTACTTGCTGTTGGTAAGTATTACTAGTAGTAAAACTAACCTCAGTAAGGTAGATATTGAGCAGTTGGAAATATAATCTGGAACTTTAGTAAAACTTAATAGCAAACTTAACATAGGTATGTCAAGAGTTACATGATTCTActctctgggttaaatcccaaaACGTGGCTCAGAATTGATTAGTTTGGGTCTAATCTGAAGAAAGGATTactggatttttttaatttttaattttttgattaatATTACATTTGATTGACAAATCATGATTATACCATGAGGTGCAATGTGGTGTTttaatgattaaatcaagctaattaatatatatatcactttgcTTACCTTATCATTCTTTATGgtaaaacattttaagtttatCCTTTTAGTtatgttgaaataaataatacattattatattttaatctgaAAAGGGTTTGCTTTAAAGATTAACTACAGcaggaatttattatttttgcaatgaTTTATTATTCAGTAAAACACTTTGATATTTCAACAAGGCCAATGCAgcttatattaaatatttaaattctgtgCTTTTTATTCAATAAAGCATATTAGAATTCTGCTATGGCCAGGCTATATATGGTAAGATTaggttttatttgttctaaacAAATGATTTGCCACTTTGGGGGAAATTGGTAATTTCTACTCAGGTACCAAAATAGATTTTAGATACATCgagaaattaaatgttttaaacatcaaacaggaaaacataaataaattggTGTCTTCTGTAGCCAAGAAGATGATCAAAAGGGCTAATAGATTTAgatcacataaaaatttaaaaacccttttcacatcaaaaaaacaaaattaagaacagGCAATAAACTGACAAGGCAGACAAAAAAAGATTCccatctactctttttttttaatcagatacaacattttttatacctttatttattcatttttatgtggtgctgaggatctaacccagtgcctcgcacattgctaggcaagcactccacgactgaaccacaaccccagcccaccatttAATCTTATCAGTTAATAAAAGGACCTGAATATTAGGGAATAGAGAACATGAACATTCTTTCATCCtttgaaaaagagaataaaatataaatgattaataaattttCATCACTTATAAATAGTATAATAAGATAATGAGGtatttttttgcttgtttaattggaaagctttcttctttttaacattaacatttttaacattaataCTCAAAACACCAGGGAAGGTATGATagttatgattttcattttcttacttaAACTTGTATTTTTCTACAAGGGGCATATTATTTAATCTGGGGGGGAAGCAACAAATGTTACTTTTAATCCTAGTCTTTGAAGATTTTTCCTTGTAGACTGAGCAGTTTTTACTTTGGGAAAGGTAAATGAATTTTTCTCAGCTTATCTAAAGTAGTTTACATTGAATTCCTTGATCTAACTGGAGTGTATGCTATTATATGATAtgaatttctgattatttttcccAAATGACAAATCAGCTTTTCCACCAAGCCCTAAAAGTACttctttatagaagaaaaaataacaccCGAATTATTTACCTAATATCTGTTGTTAAGAGGACAGAATTGGACCAAGATTATCTTAACTGGGTGCATGTAAGAGtctataaaaaaaagttttcatttttataaagcatTACTACTATAGCTAAGCAGTTTCCCTTtgcacatcccttcatcctggtCATCAAGATGTCCTGGGTTGGTGGCACACCCATGAACCCAGAAGCTCATCCTgtatctttctttaatttttttataatatttattttttagtcagacacatatctttatttattttttatgtggtgctgaggatcaaacccagggtcttgcatgtgctaggcaagcagtctactgtttgagccacaaccccagcccctctctctttAATTTGACATGATTATATGCCTCCTTTTTTCCTCTGTGATGTGCTTAAGTGAGGCCTTCTCCACAcacctttcatttttctttcctcttattcaCCTTGAGAAAATCCACTGCTGCTTTTGCAGGTAACACAATTGTAGACCAAGAAATAATATCTAAGCCTATGAAGTAGCTAACTAGAGTAAGTTCGTGTGGATTTAAATATGGAGCAGATAGCCTTGCAAATTCAAGTAGGAAACAAACCCAACATGTTGATTCTGTTAGAAAATGCAGCTCTAAATATCTTTTCGAATAGTATTGATCTGtagtcatttataaaatggatattACTTTGATATTCTATGAAGTATTATATTGTTTTCAATTATATTTGTTGTTACTTTGAATATGCTTTGTTAATTCACCATTTAAAATAAGACTTTTggcatttttctaaaatttgtcaCTGTTGGTATAGAAATGGTATTACAGTACATGTCACAGTTTTTCTGTGATTCTTCCCTTTGCTCCTGGTAATCTAATGCCATATGCAGAAAAAACTGTAAAGCATGTTAGAATTCTGCCATGCCCAGTTGTGCCATTtctatattgaattttcttaggTTTTGATACAAGATTTCATATTATGAATCATCTGTCTTATAAACCTATAAAACCTATCATAGTATCATAATTGtgtttggagaaaaaatgttcagcctttcttaaaagttattcattttctctctaaTCTATCATGGAACTTGTTCTTGTCATAATTTCAAacatttactttttctgtttGGACCACCAAAGATTCTAACAACATTCTTTTTGCGTATTTATAttcttgtgaaaataaaatactactttataaataaagtagtttatttttaaatgctactCTAAAAAATCAAGGCATAGCTGtaactgtttttttatttttccaaaacaaaataatggaAGAAGCATTGACAAACTTTTTTGAGGCTTTATATGAAACAGTGATATATagtcatgaaggaaaaaaaaagtatcaattGATTAGCCTATAACATTTATATAATCATTATggtctttataaaagaaaaatcactgagCCATACATAACTGGTAAATTAATAGAAAACTACATGAAGTATTAGAGTTTGTAAAATTTCATTATCTCAGTTTTGTCATAATATATTGTTCTAAAAGAGTAATGTCATAAAACATACATAAACTCCCTTGCTTTTATTAGTATTATATTGTTTCTTACTATTGAGAGAATTGGTCcttaaataagcaaaaattatATAACTTACCTAATTAGTAAAACAAATAGATTAGAAGATAGATGCTAGGATTCTTTTTCCAGGGTTGACCTATCCTTGATTTTTTAGAGAAGCATTTAGGCCATGTAAGTGCATGCCTACTATACCTTGTGCAACcctcaaaaatgttttcatttattttaaaatcagaaatagcccagtggtagattgtgtatatatatgattgTATATATTAGTAGACTGCAGTATTATTTTGCATTTGTACCattacatatgtaaaatataattttagtttattttttataaaggaaGTGCCCTACAAAGGCAAAAGTACCTAGGATTTAGAAAAGTCATAATTTAGCAGCCCtgctttttcctttataaagccTTTTTTCTTAGGATATACTTCATTTCttactcatatttttttcatttcttacacAGTGGTCTCATGAATGCTTAAACTTCCAACTGACTGCTGTTTTTTAGAGTATAACATCACAAATTACATAAATCATAAGTGTATGTCCATGGAACAATACccagatgaaaaaataaaagtaattttttggGAGTGGCATTTCAGCATTGTGCACTTAAGTTCAGAGCAGAATGTTCTGCCATGAGAATGTTTTGATAGATGCTAAACTATCTAAACAGGATTTAAAAACTCATATTAAGGTGCATGAAATGTgcaaataaaactaaatgttttcccagcattttattaacaaatattCCCTGCTCCCTGATTCAGTGTTTGaattattcaaagaaatttttctcCCCACAGCTCGTTGCATTTTGTTTCTCATCATCTGGCTCATAACTGGAGGAAGGCACCACTTTTGGTTCTTGCCAAATCTGACTGCTGATGTGGGCTTCATTGACTCCTTCAGGCCTCTATACACACATGAATACAAAGGACCAAAAGCAGACTTAAAGAAAGATGAGAAATCTGAAACCAAAAAACAGCAGAAGTCCGACAGTGAGGAAAAGTCAGACAGTGAGAAAAAGGAAGATGAGGAGGGAAAAGTAGGACCAGGAAATCATGGAACAGAAGGCTCTGGTGGAGAACGGCATTCAGACACAGACAGTGACAGAAGAGAAGATGACCGATCCCAACACAGTAGTGGAAATGGGAATGATTTTGAAATGATTACAAAAGAGGAACTGGAACAGCAAACAGATGGGGATtgtgaagaagaggaggaagaagacaaTGATGGAGAGATACCTAAATCTTCACATGAAAAATCATAATTCGACTAATTTGGGGACTGAATAAGGGCAAGAGGTTGGATTTTCTATGTTGGCTGATCATCATAATGTACACTTCTTATTTGTAGCATTCTTTATATCCATTTACTGAAATGTATTTGACATCCAAGCAGTTATTCAGTTCATTTTATAGACTATTGGTACTACTATTGTTACAGTCTAAAGCCATTAATAAGTTTATCCATTTGATAATTTTACAGTAAGTAGGTCTCATTCATTTTGATAGTTATCAAAGATGCATTTTCCACAATGAGAT
This window of the Ictidomys tridecemlineatus isolate mIctTri1 chromosome 3, mIctTri1.hap1, whole genome shotgun sequence genome carries:
- the Sec62 gene encoding translocation protein SEC62 isoform X2, with protein sequence MPFCICSSGKRLLKKQFFHRALKVMKMKYDKDIKKEKDKGKTESGKEEDKKNKKENIKEEKTKKEKEKKKDGEKEESKKEETPGTPKKKETKKKFKLEPHDDQVFLDGNEVYVWIYDPVHIKTFVMGLILVIAVIAATLFPLWPAEMRVGVYYLSVGAGCFVASILLLAVARCILFLIIWLITGGRHHFWFLPNLTADVGFIDSFRPLYTHEYKGPKADLKKDEKSETKKQQKSDSEEKSDSEKKEDEEGKVGPGNHGTEGSGGERHSDTDSDRREDDRSQHSSGNGNDFEMITKEELEQQTDGDCEEEEEEDNDGEIPKSSHEKS